CTCGAGGGCGGTTTCGCCCGGCTCGGGGCGGCCGGGATCGCCCGGGAGACCCTTGTCCGGCAGGGGATCGTGACGCCCTCCTGCGGCCTGGGGAGCCTCTCGCCCGCGCAGGCCGAGGCGGCGCTGCGACTGACGCTCGAGATCTCGGCGCGTCTGCGGCGGCAACCCGCGTGAGGCCGGCCGTGGCGGGCGCCCTGAGGACGCCGCGGTTTCTCCTGCTCGCCGCGGCGCTCGTCGTGGCGGTCTTCGCCATCTACGGCCAAGTCTACGACCACCAGTTCATCGCCTACGACGACGACTCCTACATCTACACCGTGTCGGAGGTGCAGGACGGCCTCACCCTCCACGGCCTGCGCTGGGCCTTCGATGGCGCCCACGCCGGCAACTACCACCCGCTCACGTGGCTCTCGCACATGCTCGACGTCTCGCTCTTCGGCCTGCGCCCGGGCGGGCACCACGTGATGAACGTCGCATTCCACGCCGCAAACGCGGTGCTGCTCGCGGGGGTGTTGATCTCGGCCACCGGCGCGTTCCGGCCGGGCGCCGCGGTCGCGGCCCTCTTCGCCCTGCACCCGCTGCGCGTGGAGTCGGTCGCCTGGGCCTCCGAGCGCAAGGACGTGCTCTCCACGCTCTTCGGCCTGCTCGCGCTGGCGGCGTACGTGCGCGCGGTGCGCCGTCCCGGCATCGGCAGGACGCTTGCGGACTTCGGCCTCGCGCCCCGGCACCTCGCGGTGCTCGGCCTCTTCTTCCTGGGCCTGCTCGCGAAGCCGATGCTCGTGACGCTCCCCTTCGCGCTGCTGCTCCTGGATTTCTGGCCGCTCGGCCGGTTCCGCGCCGCCGGGACCGGCGGCGCGACGGCCACGGCCTTCCGGGAGCGCCCGTGGGTTCGGCCGGCGCTCGAGAAGCTGCCGCTGCTCCTGCTTTCGGCCGCCTGGAGCTTGCTGACGGTGTGGGCGCAGACGACGGACGTGCTGCCGATCGTGAAGCCGGCGTTCCTGACGCGCCTCGGCAACGCCGCCCTCTCCTACGTGAAGTACCTCGGGAGCTTCGTCTGGCCCGCGCAGCTTGCGTTCCTCTATCCGTACCCGACCGAGGGAGGCGCCGTGGCCGTATCCCCGGCGGCCTCCATCGTCGCCGCGGCCATCCTTGTCGCCATCACCGCCGTGGTGATTGTGTATGCCAAGCGCCGGCCGTTTCTGCCGATGGGCTGGTTCTGGTACGCGGGCATGCTCGTGCCGGTGATCGGGCTGGTCCAGGTGGGGGGCCAGGAGCGCAGCGACCGTTACACGTACCTCACGACCACGGGCATCGCGATCGCCTTCGTCTGGCTGGCGGCCGCCAATTGGCCGCGTCGTGCCGGCCTGCGGCGCGCGCTGGGTGCCGGATTCCTCCTCGTGCTCGCGCTGCTGGGGACCGTGGCCTGGACCTACACCGGGTACTGGAGGGACAGCCTCAGGCTCTTCGCCTACACCGTGGACCGCACCCGCGACAACTACCTGGTCCTGAACAACTACGGCACTGCGCTCATGCAGGCGAACCGGATCGACGAGGCGATCAAGTGGCTGCGCGAAACGGCCCGGGTCAACCCGGAGCACTGCAACGCCCACTACAACCTCGGCGTCGCCCTCGTCAAGCAGGACCGCTTCACGGAAGCGGTGATCCCGCTGCTGCGCTCGCTGAAGTGCTACGAGGACGAGGGGCGGGTCGGGATCTACATCGCCGACACCCACTACAACCTCGGGGTCGCCCTCTCGGGCATGGGCAAGTACGCCGAGGCCGAGAGCCACCTGCGCGCCGCCCTCGCCATCGCCCCCCGCTACCCCGGCGCCAGCGCCGCCCTCGGCGAGACGCTCCGCCGCAAGGCGCTGACGTCCGGTGCGCCCGCGGCGACGCGGCCCTGACCGCCTTCGGCCCCGGTGACCGGCGAGGGCGCGACCCCGCGGGCGAGGGCCTCGGGCAGACCATGGACGTGAAGGACGCTTCTCCGACGCGCCCGCGCCCGCTCGCGCTGCCCGCGGCGGTTGCGGCGGTCCTGGCGCTC
Above is a genomic segment from bacterium containing:
- a CDS encoding tetratricopeptide repeat protein, which produces MAGALRTPRFLLLAAALVVAVFAIYGQVYDHQFIAYDDDSYIYTVSEVQDGLTLHGLRWAFDGAHAGNYHPLTWLSHMLDVSLFGLRPGGHHVMNVAFHAANAVLLAGVLISATGAFRPGAAVAALFALHPLRVESVAWASERKDVLSTLFGLLALAAYVRAVRRPGIGRTLADFGLAPRHLAVLGLFFLGLLAKPMLVTLPFALLLLDFWPLGRFRAAGTGGATATAFRERPWVRPALEKLPLLLLSAAWSLLTVWAQTTDVLPIVKPAFLTRLGNAALSYVKYLGSFVWPAQLAFLYPYPTEGGAVAVSPAASIVAAAILVAITAVVIVYAKRRPFLPMGWFWYAGMLVPVIGLVQVGGQERSDRYTYLTTTGIAIAFVWLAAANWPRRAGLRRALGAGFLLVLALLGTVAWTYTGYWRDSLRLFAYTVDRTRDNYLVLNNYGTALMQANRIDEAIKWLRETARVNPEHCNAHYNLGVALVKQDRFTEAVIPLLRSLKCYEDEGRVGIYIADTHYNLGVALSGMGKYAEAESHLRAALAIAPRYPGASAALGETLRRKALTSGAPAATRP